The nucleotide window CACAAAAGCATAAATTCCATAAAGAccccaaaataattcaaataacGATCAAGGCTCGTTTACATGATCATTCTAATACTTCTCTAAGGGTGAAACTACCTCGGTCACGGTCAAACGAGGGGTTAAACTATCCAATCTTGGTCACCCGGGCCCGCGGGGCCCAcaacctccaatttccgatctgAAAGTTCCTATGGTGTTCAACAAGGTTTAATAGACATGTCCTGCCAGTTTGGTCCGAATCAAACAGTCGGATCGCCGGATTGGACGATGATCATTTATcctaaactttgaattattgaatcaGAGCATCCGGGACttcgattcacgatccgcAAATTCCTACACGCTCCTAGGGttgcctagatcaacatatttcAAATTAGGATTGATCCAATGGTCTGAACATATTGAACCTGGATAACGCCTAATATGCGATATCTGATCGACGctcaaacgataaccaaattcatatATGAGCATACCTTTGTGCTTGGGACGACATGAGGATGATTTAGGACTCTAGGATTGGCCAAAAAGTGGCCCACAGAAAttctggtttttaaaaaagttgacTTCGCCAaaattacgattgtgccactgaacttcttttgatcgtaacttctttGTTATAACTCCAATTTGAGCCCattacgtgtctacggactcatcttgACGTGCTCTATGTAACGGTGTAACTGAAATCCCCAAATTGCTTCCcgaacaaaaagtcaacttttaaaacattaaaatattctcgcggtaaaattgtattttatttgaataaattaataattaaatattaatttaggttcGGGTTATTACATTAATAGTATAGCACTCTgtgtttttctaaatttttattcaatttaattgaataGCTGATTGGCTAGACTacgtgttttttttccccctaaaATAATAGTATAGACGAACAGCTATACTCCGTTCtttatatttattcaaattaatagtatagcagagcggctatactctatatatatttttaaatatttaatcatattaATAGTATTTTCAGGGTTATTATtcgtataaagaatttagtattttctatttaatacTCGTATTATACATGGACATGCATATTTCTCAATAATACTTTCATTTTCCATATAATACTCGTATAATACTTCATGGTGATTTTTTCCATAGTTTGTATCCATATATTTTCGCATTAAATACTCGTATTATACATGTTCATATgcatttttcaataatacttcCGTTTTCCGTACATGTCTTATAGACTCGGTAAAATACTagttttttgtataaaaagaaaacagaaaatacatgtatgtatgtatttttcatgtttaatacatagttttttttatatacaaaattttcaataatacacacaaacttcacgtattatacacataatttcaacatattattgaataaaaataatttacattaaaatattaaaataaattattgttaAATATTACATAACGGCAAAAGttttcaattgtaaattgcCAAAATTATCATTTTTGTAATAAATAGTACGACCATGCGGCTATAATAGgtctttttttgttaaataaataatatagtcGTGCCGCTacactctgtttttttaatatttattcaaagtAATATTATAGCctggcggctatactttttttgtgtgtccattttaattttaaataaataagagtagtttagagcattatccattactcGTAGGCCATTACCCAAGTCTCTATTGtcctcttttgattttttgatttttattttccagagTTATTATTCTTATAAAGAATTGagtatttttctatttaatacttgtattatacatatacatacgtATTTCTCAATAatactttcatttttattaacaGTTTGAGACTATTGTAATCTTTGTCCATGTCCCTTGGTCCGCCCATTTtctatgattttattttctgtattttttttcttttgataaatGCTATCGCTCCTGTCAATAGGAAAGGCCCTAAAAAAGCAAACATTAAATAAGCAATATTTTTTGGACAAATCTATTGAGTGTACAATGAATGttatattatttcattgccGTAATACTGTAGTATTCTTTAATGATGGTAAAAAATCAAGTTAATTTCGTAGCAATCTATGAGCTGTAAATTGTTcagttttcaattaaaatttccTCGTTTAGAACTTGAGATGGAGTTAGCTGGCTCTATCTTTCCACAACTTTCACTCTCATTTACTTCTGTCACATCGAAATTAAGTTTGAAACCCCTATTCAACTATTTCTCAACAACCATTGAAATTAAGTTTGAAACCCCTATTCAACTATTTCTCAACAACTATAGCAAAAGCTATACATGcatacataaacaaaaaggATCAAGTCGACCTACCAAAACACACATGGTAggttcaaccaaaaaaaaaaaaacatggtaGGGTAGAGGAATTAAAATCCTCTTTCTCTCAATTCATGACTGGTAAGTTGACAttgatttttcaaaacatttacttttactttaaaaaaataaaacataccttaaaaatgtttaaaacatgtatttttttttcttctgattttggttcggattacGGAATAATAAACACGTCATTAAGCTTATATATTAGTAATAAATATTCTTTAGCCATAGTACAAGTAATAGAGATTTATTATGAACCTCACTTGATTTTGTGTTAcattatattttctatttcttagtcagttttaattttagaaattggaAGCATGGACGACTAAACAACAACGTCACGCCCTTCATTTCCTATCGCAGTGGACCCCTGTCCCGTTGGCGAGGTTAAGGGAGCATGTTATATGCTTTGGGCTTAGCAGAAGGTTGCAACAGTTGTAATTAAATCACGCATATATTTGGCACATTAATTTGCAAATtgctagaagaaaaaaaacataaatttgcatattggaaagactaaaatactCTTCAAAATAGATGGAAAATTCGATGATGTTAAAGTCAGGTgataaatcatgacttttgaAAACTGAAGATAACATTTcacttaaatttttctttaagatgacaaattgaaacaaaTGTATAAATTCAGGTGACATTTCTACAAATATTCCGGAATATTATAGTAAAAAATCATGATAATGAcaagttttgtttatttgtgtgCTTCCAAAGCCAAATAAGCCCAATAGTAAAAACACAATCAAGTCACGAACTTAAGAACAATTTGTGATTGTCGTGTGTCATTAGCTTGTGGgattaatcattttattttgccCCAAATGTTAAATTAGTTTCAATTCTTCGTGGGTCCAAAAGGGTTGCTTTTGGTGACtgaaagttcctccaaaaaaaattgttgatcATCAATGGAAACCTCATATCTCACAATGAAATCTCATgggtttaattgttattttcaATTGATTCAATCAAGAGCTTTAATATGATTCAAATAGCCCATAAACAAATTATGATGGGCGATGACTTGGATTCGAGATTGATGGTTTGCAAGTGGCTGGTGATGGCAGTATATTGTGGTGGTTACTGCACTATAGAAGCTGTGTCGCTGCAGCTATCTAGCTATGGAGAttcaaatactaaaaaaaaaaatttttaaaaataaatgaaaatagaaaattaagcaaGTTAAAAATAGATGATGTGGCAAGAGAGTTAGTGACATGGATTGCCATGTCATATGTCACATTAGTTGGTATAATAGTTGGTTTCCTTAACATTATTTTTTAGCTAAATAGTGTGGACAGGTAAATAAGTCCCTCTAAAACTATAGGTAcctacaaaataatttaactgaaaaaaaaattacccaGGTAAATTATTCTACATGcctggaaaaataaataacctgAAAAATATAGACCTAAAAAGTAGTTTACTTGAAAAGATAGGTAAATTATTGTTGCTTAACAATTTTGTAGGCACGTTTGTAAATGCCATAAAAGTCACACATACCACCCCAATTATTGATAGAAATAATAGCttatagaaaatttcaaaacttttcATGTGTCCAACCTGTAGATAATGATGTTGGCTTTTCATGTCCAAcgtttgacccaaaaaaaaacatgttgtTGGCTTTCAATTTAAGGTGACGTCTTGTTCATTGGTTTCATTGCAATAATGATGACAAGTTTAGAGACTTGAGACCATGTTTAAAATTACAGGAATTTCTTCTAAAATctacggctatactctatacaTGTTCAGAGGGTTGTGAAAGGAGAGAGAGCGTCAAGGTCACTGCAGACTTGGAAATGGCTCCGTCCCTGCTGCCGCTCACTGTTTCATAGCTAGAGCTGGGTAATTCACTTAGCTTCCCAAATTTTCTTTCGTAGAAATCCAAGAGCTCCAACCTAAAAAACAACCGATTGAGTGCAAGTTGAAACTATGGAATCACTAGTAATCTATGGAAGGCATTTACGAaatgtttaaatttttattgataGACGAAGGTCTAAGTTGTTAGATTGTGAATTTGATCACCAATCTAAGTTGAATTAGATTCACATTATGacaacataaaaattaatCTCATGTTTTCACAAGAGCATATATCTAAAAGCATATGCATACCAGTATGCCAAGCACTGATATGGTGCATATTTGTCATAAATTTCTGCCACATATTTTCTGGCGGTCTTTTTGTGGCAATTCTTCCTCCCATGaacctgaaaagaaaaaaagattttaccaaatttaaaagaataattgtgttagaaataaataaataaataaataaaagagtaaAGTGTATGTTTTGTTGAACTGGCCTCTTGTAAGTGTCTTATAGTTTCAGTATCGAGTGGAACGTGCTGATAATATCCAATGCACATCAATGCATTGGCACATGCATATGAACCAAACCCTTTGATCTTCATGAGTCTCCGAAACACTTGATCCTGATTAAACGACATGTCGTCGAGGGCTTCCTCAAACTCATGAAGTCGTATCGTCCCACGCTCCACATCTCTAGCAAGTTTTAGAATGAGTTTTGCTCTGTACCCAAGAACTTTATGCTCGCTGACTAAAGTATTCTCATCAAGGCCAGCGAGTTCTTTTGAAGTTGGGAAATTGCCTAAAATCCCACCATCCATTTGATTTATAACTTTGCATGGCCATGTATTTGAcgtctctctcttcctcttttgtcCCGACCTTGCTGaagctttattattattacttagCTCAAATTGAAGCTCACAGAGAGCTCGAGCCATTTTCAATGTATTCGACCACCTGTCAAGTGTCAAAATCTCTCATTTGTTATACTTACGTGCATGCATGTGTAAGAATAAGAAACAAgtgtaaaattatatttacgTGCAATTACAGAGAAGAAGACACTTGACAAGGTCTTCAAAGAGAGTAGGCGACCGGAAAACTCGACCGAAGCCTTTCTCTTTCGCTTCTGGATGCACTTTCTGATATTCCCTCATGTCCATTTCATCTCTCTCAGATATCCTTAGCATTCGAGCCACTTGGTTCTaataaatacaacaacaacagaaaATATATAAGTACGTACATGCTTTATTAAGGATCCAAATCCAattatatataagataaaaatATACCAGTATAGCACGTTGATCTGCATATGAGATGTTTTGAACGTCATGAACTCGAACAAGGAGAGAGGTCCGATTAGGCGGATGTAAGATCGAAACGGTGACACAAGTAGTTGAGTCTGCAAGTCTCAGTGGACGTTGGAGTGTTTTTGAAGATGGAATCCAACGGTTGGGAGCCATCATGAAGAAGCCATGGTTGCACACTGCTTTCTCCAGCTTAAAACTTGACTTGCTTCCCAATGGCAAAAACATTGAGAACCCTgccatctcttttttctacttattttcttctacctcattttttttctctcgtatattaaagaaattgtacaagaagagagagaactaAATACTTCAACATATCttagaaaaattaagaaaacttATCTTCAACATTTAAGATCATAACAAGGGGGTGGCCAGTTTCATTTTCCCATATACCCGGAAAATCATTATTTATACTTGGGCTTACCAAATTTGGGAAATCATTTAATTTCCCATTTCCCACGAAACCAAACACCCCTTCGTATTCATATTGTCGGGAATTCCTATGTTAACTTTTATTCTCTTGGTTTTCTTTCCTCGATTAAAGTGGACTCTTCAAAAGTTCATTATGGTGGATTTGGATACAATTTTGCTTTGCTTCTAAGTTTAGAGGTTTAATGCACGACTTTattattgaaataaataaaggtgCAGTTAATTAGTGATATGAGTTTCGAGGGAGAAAGGATTAGGCTGATATCTCTCTCGGGAATTTAGAATTGGAAATAAATGAAACAATTTTAGGCTGATATTTCTCTCGGGAAATCCGATCTTGTATCAATTTGATGTGACTATTCGTTTGGCTTTTGggtaaatcataaaaaaatgaGACAAAAGTAAATGGCTGATTGCCTCGTTAGATGAACACATCACATTGGCGccttatttattgttttgcaaCTCCCACCCTCTACTCCAAGTGATGATATATAAATAAGTGTTGGTTTTATACAGAAAATCATATACAGAGCTGAAGTAAAGTAAGCATATATAGCCTCATAACTCAAGAAAAGCACCAACTTGCATGTATCCATGGCTGCTCTTTCCCTTGCTCCCATTGACCCCGACACTCCATCTTTTGATGGATATGAATCTGGTGGTTCATCTGGTCATCGActtcaacttcaacttcaactaGAGGATACAATCATACCAGATACATGTGATGAAGATAATCAGTTCGATGCTTTGTGCGAAACAGATGCCGAACCTAAATTCAAATCCAGTGCCAACTCCAATGACAATTCTGCTCAAGAGGTGATCAAGTCCGACCCCAAGaagaacaaaactaaaaatgttGCTTCAAACACCGAGAATAAGTCACCATCATCTActgatgctgctgctgcaaaaGAAAAACGTCCCCGAGAAGGATTACCGTGCAATGCTAGCGCGcccaagaagatgaagaaaaagaatgtgAAAAAGGAGGCAATACCCGAAATTGATGAGGATGCTCATGTTGCTGAAGATGACCAAGttgttgagaagaaaaaaaagcagcatatcaagaagaagaagaagaagaattcgGTGCCTGGAGAAGAGATGAAAACAAGCAATGACTGTGCGGATCATGAGAAAGTGgtggagaagaaagagaagggtGGGTTTGTTGATGTTATGAAAGCTTGTGAGAGGTACTTAGCAAGTCATGTAGTGGATTGGAGGTggattaaaaatgaaagaatgGTCAAGCTTGAGAAGATGTGGGTGAAACTTAGAGGTGCAGAATCTGTGTTTCGGTCGTTGCAAGCCGACTTTGATGCAGAGCTGCATCGTGTGGCACTAGATGCCTATATCTCATATGAGGACTGTTGTTAAACGGCTTTTTATCTTGTACCGTGTCTCTTTTCTTTCGATAAATTTTGTTAAAGAGAGTGGTGGGCCGTTGCCTCATCTCTTTAGGTGATGTTGTTCTGGAAATCATATCCTATGAAATCTTAGCGTTTTCTCAATTGCATTTGCTAACACTTTTCTTCAACTAGGAGGTTAGGCTTAAAATATACTTGGGATTCAATTAGTCTTTAACCTCGTGACTTCCGGTACGTTATATGTTACGTAGAAGTGCACTGATCAAGCATAAAATTCCATTTCGTTggcaaataaaattaaaatatgatcaCTTGGGACCATTAAATTTTCTAGCGTAATGGTCGAAGTGGACAGTGTCTCTTGTGTTGTGTGATTTTAGTTCCACTTGGAACTTCCTTGGTCTGATTTCCGATTGTTGAAGATGGCTGGCACTCTTCCATTGTTCATATACCTctcgaagagagagaaatctatCATCAGTAAAAACATCATTGGAAGGGAACCCAGAAAAAAACATCATGGGGAACCTCGAAAATACGCTTCATATCAGTTATCACACTGTCATAACATAAACACATTACATAAATATGTCCACCTGTGGGTAATTCGGCATGTGAAAGCAAAAGTGCATCCTTGCAATGCAAAGGGTCTAGacctatataatataatataatataatataatcagCGGTATATTAACATTTATGCCACATTTAACTAGAGGTCGGTAGTAAATTAAGGCGGCAATACTTAGGAAGGGTTTTGACTTGATTTGTCATGTAGGTTAGAAGTGGGTCTCTCATTGGGTTTAGTAGAGTTGGAATGGGGTTTTCAGGAAGCAGCTATACAACATCTAATCCTATGGTACTTACCAATCTAAAGTCATCCATCCTAAAACATGAAACAAGGATGATATTCCATGCTCAGATTTCCATCTTCTGGCAGCTGCGGAGGGAGTGGAGGACTCATTAGTTTTGATGTCTGCTTGATGGCATTCACGGAATTTGACATCTCACTCAGCTTCTGCTCCGTCATAGATTTCCAATTGAACAACTCCTGTAACATTTCCTGTCAGGAAAGAACTTTCAAATGAGGCTTTATCAAGTCAttccacaaagaaaaaaaacaacatgAAACATAAGCAACACATGCATGTATTTATGCATATATCAAGCCTCTATTTGTCTGTTGTCAGCATATCACCtgaaacataaacaaattatCAAGCTCTGACTTTGAATTTGCAGTAGCAGAAGAATCAGGGGTCACATTAGCTTGATATTCCTTTTGTTTCCTTGGTATCAGCTCATGCACATCTCTGTTTCTTGCAGCAGAATGAGAACACCTCTCAGATTAGTTGTAAgaaatttttatgatttgaCTTTTCGTTTAGTTTTCATTCGTTACCTCTCCATTTCAGTAATTTCTTCCTTGATTTTGCAAAAAGGGTCTGGAAATGAGCTATCGCCATGCTTTGATCTAAGTGGCGGGGCTAGGTAGGGATCTTGGATTATAACTCCTTCCTCAGCATTAACCAGATTCGTGCTCTCAAACCAAGGCACAAGTTCATTTCCCTGAAAATTATCGAGGTTGGTGCTCTCTAGCCAATCTTCCCATCGCTCAGATGTTTCAGGGTTGGTGGCAGGGTATTGCTTTGGTACTTGCATATTACTCATGACATTAGTCATTTCAGCTACCTGTTGCTCAACTTTAGCTTTCCACATCATTAATTCCTCAAACTTGTCCTGTAGAAAAGAAAACGAGATTTCATAGGAGCCAAACTGACAATCAGAACACAACTAGATGTATTTTCCAAAACATGAAAGAATCAACAACTATGATTTCCattagatattttttttaatcttctaAAGTATCAGACTTTGAATCAGTGATCATAATATACTATTCATATACCTGCATACCCTTCCAAGAACCTAAAATCACTTTCAAGCTTTGCTCAGTCTGAGCTTTCCATTTCATCAAATCCTCAAGCATATTCTGCTGAACAAACACTTCAATTGAGGTTTTATTCGAGCAGCAGTCCAATATCAAATTACAATGTAGCTACAACGTTGTTTTAACATTCAACTCAACCTGATTGGCTCGGTCTTTCTCTTGCTTCTTGGATAACTGCAGCTCCTGCATATCACTTTTAATACAAGAGACAAATTATTTAGGGATACCTATTTCAGTTAGAAATTGGTCTATAAAGTTTCTACCTACCTCTTCATTTTATCCACTTCTGCCTTGAGTAGCTTCAATTCTCCAGCAGACACAGAATCTTCTGAGGGGGCACCACATGGCATCAACTTAGATGGTGGAATCCAATAAGGATCATGCACCCCAGCTTCCTGACGAATGTTAACCAGATCAGCACTCTCCAACCAATACTCCATTGTTCCATTGGTGTTGAACCACCGCCGAAACCGCTCAGTCCCACCTGGTGCCACCTTACCATCAATGTGCTTCAGTAAGTGATCGAGCAGCCCGGTATCACCAATTCGCTTACGTGCTAACGATCTGAGTTCTAGCCTGGAAATTGGGTTTCCAAAAGTTGCACCTTCAGCCTTCAAAACTTCCATCATACTTTCCTCTGCCAGCTTATACCTGCATATGTATTTAGTTTGTTGTGATATCAAAATGCCTTACCACCAGAGTCATCAACAAAAAAGTGATATAGGTTTTACCTTTCAGCTGTCCATCTTTCTGTCACATTATTACGCTTCTTTGTCCTACCCTTAGAGCTACTAGTTGTCCATCGGCCTTTGCCTAGGCTGAGGCGTTTCCTCTTCTTGATTTCTGGTATTTCTAGAGGTTCAGCTTTCACAGCTACTTTAAATTCATCTGTTGAATTTTCTTCCTCAGTGATGCTGgaagaaatttggggtttgttttcttcatgttGGCCAAGGAACTTAACTCGCCTACGACGAGTACCCCACTGTGCCATCTGGGTGTCTCTCAGCTGAATTGCCAGTAACAGAAGCACATGCAACGAGAACGAATGCTCTGGACCATTAAAAGTCTAATTAAACTACCAAGTTAAGtttctgaaaaaaataagtggaTTAGTGGGATTCTAAAAATCTAAACATGAATCCAACTGGTGTTCAACCAGCGCTAGACAGCTTATTAGGCAAACCTTCATATAATAACTCTATTCTGAAACATTTTTGCTCTTATGGGAAAAGATCAGGGACTCAACAGATTACTGTATTTAGGTCTGGTGCACATGCATCAATTTAAAAAGAGCAATTTACATCATGCTCTTGTCAAACCACTAGTTAGACAGTGATAATCGAAACAATTGACCAAGTGCATTTCATAAGGTCCCAAAACAGACTCATTTAAAAGCTTGACATAGATTAAAACACATACAAAGAACCATAACGGAGttgttcttgaatttttttgtttcttagttGTAGATAGAGAAGGAAAAAGTGAAGAGAGATGATAGAAGCAAGAAAGACAGGAGAAGATtataaactaaaattaaaaccaataaacattttttttctttatgtgtccttattacttttttgtctctctctcatggCTCATCTCCTCCTCCTTTCTCCCaaatctctctcctctctgtAATTAGGAgaggaaaaacagaaaacataaaacaaaatgtgTGAAAGGGAAAACTGAATTTCATTTCAAAggctttttgttttgtctagTCATACTGAATTACAAAAGTAACAACGCGTTtagtaatattatatataaccaGGAACCAcaagaaaatcagaaaatgaagcaGAAAACATAACAGCAACTATTACTAATGTTTTCAGTTGAATAATAACAGCTCTCCTATTGTACTTATTTCTTCTGGGCCCCGTTTCAGTAAACCATAGATGGGCAAATACAAATTTTATAgtgagcaagaaacagaagaaaCTGTTTAAACGTTAGGCTGAGTTACGCACGTAATGGAATCCCTTGGCTCAAAAGAGATACATTAACAAGTTCCTCTTTGTTAATTCCTTCTGGGTTTCCTAGAAAACAACACTAACCCTTCGattatcttttcctttttctacgTTACCAAACAGAACATAGAAAATCATGCTAAAATTTAAACATTTCAGAAATTTCATGTTTTGGGCAAACCCTGAAACGCCTAACAGAAGGACATGCAGACAAcccaaacataaataaaagaaaaaggggttTCAGGAAACCATTCAAGACAATGTGGCTAGCAATCGGACCTTAAATAAGACATTAACAAACAACCATCCATGAAAACCCCAAATCTTCTTTTCGTTTTCATGGTGTCAAAGTAAAttcattgagagagagagagagaaagagagaggttCAGTTTACCTCTAGGGTTTTGTTGGGGCAGAAATACAAAGAGACAGCAGCAATTTCAGCTGAAGCGAGTGTGAGGTCTAAGTGAAGGCGAAGGTGCCTCCTCAGTCCCCCGAAAAGGagtgcaaaacaaaaataagcaAAGGTCGCTTGCTCGCTCGTTCTGTCCCACTTTCTTCTAAAACCCTAACCGCCAAATTCCCTTCTACTCAAAAACCCACACTTGTATTAATTACCCTACATCTAACTACGCATGTATTTTTCAGcaaatgtttttcttctgcACATATTCcaatcatttaaaaataacgttgttgtatttagaTCTAACAATATTGTACATCACCTGTTAACACGACATAAATTCGTGCGAAAAAATCAGTATTCGAGTTGAGGCTTAACGGGTCTTGTTGAAAACGGGTGGACCGGTTAAGTTTGTACATAGCGCTTAGAGCATGTGAATAAAAAAAGCAGTATGCATTATAGTAGGAAATATCtccgtaaaaaaaaaaatatatatatataatcaaattagATACATTAAAACTaagtattttttcaaattactaAACCCTTTCCCTTATGATTGGCTTCTAGCTTCAGGCTTCATCACATGAGTTTAAGTGGCAGCACCCTCTTTTTGGTGTGCACAAAGAATCATACAATAACATAAGAAAACTAACAAATGGTAGCACAAATGGACAAAGAAACTACAATAAGTAACGACATACATATCTTTTTAAGACACAAaacttgaaagaaagaaagtaggaCACAAAAGGCCCACTAAAAGTAACTCACAAATGTCTTCAACTAAAACAAATTACAATAGTAACTTAGCATATATTAcgataaataattatatgttataaaatagagagaattgaggaggaaattgagagagagagagaaaggaataGAAAACTGAATTCATGTTGAATTCTTTGTCTGCATTTCACATTCATATCTGATTGCGTATTCAAGGGTGTTTTCTATCTAAGGGAAGTCCAAATATATAGACATTAGGGGAGGGGCATTTTGGGGACTCCAGACTcttcttttacaacactcccccttggagaccacaaatgatacagaatatgtctcgttaaaaacctagccagtaaaaacccagtgggacaaaaactggtcaaaggaaaaaagagtacataatcatgtgtaacataaaattctatgtatattgacgcgcgtgcgacactgcctcgttaaaaccttgccaggaaaaacccagtgggataaaaacctggacgaaggaaaaagagtacagtgtttgaagatctttattgatagtgcgctccccctgatgcttggcaaaatatctttaagtcatactg belongs to Prunus persica cultivar Lovell chromosome G4, Prunus_persica_NCBIv2, whole genome shotgun sequence and includes:
- the LOC18778756 gene encoding uncharacterized protein LOC18778756; translation: MAGFSMFLPLGSKSSFKLEKAVCNHGFFMMAPNRWIPSSKTLQRPLRLADSTTCVTVSILHPPNRTSLLVRVHDVQNISYADQRAILNQVARMLRISERDEMDMREYQKVHPEAKEKGFGRVFRSPTLFEDLVKWSNTLKMARALCELQFELSNNNKASARSGQKRKRETSNTWPCKVINQMDGGILGNFPTSKELAGLDENTLVSEHKVLGYRAKLILKLARDVERGTIRLHEFEEALDDMSFNQDQVFRRLMKIKGFGSYACANALMCIGYYQHVPLDTETIRHLQEVHGRKNCHKKTARKYVAEIYDKYAPYQCLAYWLELLDFYERKFGKLSELPSSSYETVSGSRDGAISKSAVTLTLSLLSQPSEHV
- the LOC18780116 gene encoding protein DYAD isoform X4; translated protein: MAQWGTRRRRVKFLGQHEENKPQISSSITEEENSTDEFKVAVKAEPLEIPEIKKRKRLSLGKGRWTTSSSKGRTKKRNNVTERWTAERYKLAEESMMEVLKAEGATFGNPISRLELRSLARKRIGDTGLLDHLLKHIDGKVAPGGTERFRRWFNTNGTMEYWLESADLVNIRQEAGVHDPYWIPPSKLMPCGAPSEDSVSAGELKLLKAEVDKMKSDMQELQLSKKQEKDRANQNMLEDLMKWKAQTEQSLKVILGSWKGMQDKFEELMMWKAKVEQQVAEMTNVMSNMQVPKQYPATNPETSERWEDWLESTNLDNFQGNELVPWFESTNLVNAEEGVIIQDPYLAPPLRSKHGDSSFPDPFCKIKEEITEMERDVHELIPRKQKEYQANVTPDSSATANSKSELDNLFMFQEMLQELFNWKSMTEQKLSEMSNSVNAIKQTSKLMSPPLPPQLPEDGNLSMEYHPCFMF
- the LOC18780116 gene encoding protein DYAD isoform X3 — protein: MAQWGTRRRRVKFLGQHEENKPQISSSITEEENSTDEFKVAVKAEPLEIPEIKKRKRLSLGKGRWTTSSSKGRTKKRNNVTERWTAERYKLAEESMMEVLKAEGATFGNPISRLELRSLARKRIGDTGLLDHLLKHIDGKVAPGGTERFRRWFNTNGTMEYWLESADLVNIRQEAGVHDPYWIPPSKLMPCGAPSEDSVSAGELKLLKAEVDKMKSDMQELQLSKKQEKDRANQQNMLEDLMKWKAQTEQSLKVILGSWKGMQDKFEELMMWKAKVEQQVAEMTNVMSNMQVPKQYPATNPETSERWEDWLESTNLDNFQGNELVPWFESTNLVNAEEGVIIQDPYLAPPLRSKHGDSSFPDPFCKIKEEITEMERDVHELIPRKQKEYQANVTPDSSATANSKSELDNLFMFQEMLQELFNWKSMTEQKLSEMSNSVNAIKQTSKLMSPPLPPQLPEDGNLSMEYHPCFMF
- the LOC18780116 gene encoding protein DYAD isoform X1, with the translated sequence MAQWGTRRRRVKFLGQHEENKPQISSSITEEENSTDEFKVAVKAEPLEIPEIKKRKRLSLGKGRWTTSSSKGRTKKRNNVTERWTAERYKLAEESMMEVLKAEGATFGNPISRLELRSLARKRIGDTGLLDHLLKHIDGKVAPGGTERFRRWFNTNGTMEYWLESADLVNIRQEAGVHDPYWIPPSKLMPCGAPSEDSVSAGELKLLKAEVDKMKSDMQELQLSKKQEKDRANQQNMLEDLMKWKAQTEQSLKVILGSWKGMQDKFEELMMWKAKVEQQVAEMTNVMSNMQVPKQYPATNPETSERWEDWLESTNLDNFQGNELVPWFESTNLVNAEEGVIIQDPYLAPPLRSKHGDSSFPDPFCKIKEEITEMERNRDVHELIPRKQKEYQANVTPDSSATANSKSELDNLFMFQEMLQELFNWKSMTEQKLSEMSNSVNAIKQTSKLMSPPLPPQLPEDGNLSMEYHPCFMF
- the LOC18780116 gene encoding protein DYAD isoform X2, encoding MAQWGTRRRRVKFLGQHEENKPQISSSITEEENSTDEFKVAVKAEPLEIPEIKKRKRLSLGKGRWTTSSSKGRTKKRNNVTERWTAERYKLAEESMMEVLKAEGATFGNPISRLELRSLARKRIGDTGLLDHLLKHIDGKVAPGGTERFRRWFNTNGTMEYWLESADLVNIRQEAGVHDPYWIPPSKLMPCGAPSEDSVSAGELKLLKAEVDKMKSDMQELQLSKKQEKDRANQNMLEDLMKWKAQTEQSLKVILGSWKGMQDKFEELMMWKAKVEQQVAEMTNVMSNMQVPKQYPATNPETSERWEDWLESTNLDNFQGNELVPWFESTNLVNAEEGVIIQDPYLAPPLRSKHGDSSFPDPFCKIKEEITEMERNRDVHELIPRKQKEYQANVTPDSSATANSKSELDNLFMFQEMLQELFNWKSMTEQKLSEMSNSVNAIKQTSKLMSPPLPPQLPEDGNLSMEYHPCFMF